One window of Salmo salar chromosome ssa11, Ssal_v3.1, whole genome shotgun sequence genomic DNA carries:
- the cldn3c gene encoding claudin-3 yields the protein MASFALELVGVILSVLGWILSIVSCALPMWRVTAFIGANIVTAQVYWEGLWMSCVFQSTGQMQCKVYDSMLALPQDLQAARALTVVTILLGVVALLVATIGAKCTNCIEEEGVKAKVMVSAGVAFILASLTQMVPVSWSAHTIIQEFYNPIIPSAQKMEIGAGMSMGMEIVGIALGVIGFILGIVVCALPMWKVTAFIGANIITAQTIWEGLWMNCVTQSTGQMQCKIYDSMLALPQDLQAARAMTVIAIVLGILGVMVSIVGAKCTNCIDDESSKSKVMIISGIFFILAGILVLIPVSWSANTIIRDFYNPILVEAQRRELGASLYIGWGSAALLLIGGAMLCCSCPPKEEKRYKPPRMAYSAPRSVSGGAAGYDRKDYV from the exons ATGGCGTCGTTTGCTCTGGAGCTGGTGGGGGTGATCCTGTCAGTGCTGGGCTGGATACTGAGCATAGTGAGCTGTGCTCTGCCCATGTGGAGGGTCACAGCTTTCATCGGAGCCAACATCGTCACAGCCCAGGTCTACTGGGAAGGGTTATGGATGAGCTGTGTGTTCCAGAGCACGGGACAGATGCAGTGTAAGGTCTACGACTCCATGCTGGCCTTGCCCCAGGACCTGCAGGCCGCCAGGGCTCTCACCGTGGTCACCATCCTCCTGGGGGTCGTAGCTCTCCTCGTGGCTACCATTGGGGCTAAGTGCACCAACTGCATCgaggaggagggggtgaaggCCAAGGTGATGGTGTCTGCCGGAGTGGCCTTTATCCTGGCTTCGCTGACCCAGATGGTGCCTGTGTCCTGGTCAGCTCACACCATCATCCAGGAGTTCTACAACCCCATCATCCCCTCAGCACAGAAGATGGAGATCGGGGCGGG CATGTCAATGGGCATGGAGATTGTGGGCATCGCCCTGGGAGTCATAGGATTCATCCTGGGCATCGTGGTCTGTGCTTTGCCCATGTGGAAGGTTACAGCCTTCATCGGAGCCAACATCATTACAGCCCAGACCATCTGGGAAGGGTTATGGATGAACTGTGTGACCCAGAGCACGGGACAGATGCAGTGTAAGATCTATGACTCCATGCTGGCCTTACCTCAGGACCTTCAGGCTGCCAGAGCCATGACTGTCATCGCCATTGTCCTGGGGATTCTAGGGGTGATGGTCTCCATCGTCGGAGCCAAGTGCACCAACTGCATCGATGACGAATCCTCCAAATCTAAAGTCATGATCATCTCCGGAATCTTCTTCATCCTGGCCGGTATCCTCGTCCTCATCCCTGTCTCCTGGTCGGCCAACACCATCATCCGAGACTTCTACAACCCCATTTTGGTCGAGGCCCAGAGGAGGGAGCTGGGAGCCTCACTCTACATCGGCTGGGGGTCGGCGGCCCTGCTCCTTATCGGAGGAGCCATGCTGTGCTGCTCCTGCCCCCCCAAGGAGGAGAAGAGGTACAAGCCCCCCCGCATGGCCTACTCCGCCCCTCGCAGCGTGAGTGGGGGTGCAGCGGGATACGACAGGAAAGACTACGTCTGA